One part of the Prochlorococcus marinus str. MIT 9313 genome encodes these proteins:
- a CDS encoding daunorubicin resistance protein DrrA family ABC transporter ATP-binding protein → MPMIELKQLEKSYGTVQALKGLSLKVPRGCLYGLLGPNGAGKTTTLRILCTLLAPDSGTVSVAGLNALSDPRAVRLELGYVAQEVAIDKILTGRELLQLQGDLYHLRSSDRDGRIAELIDCLGMQDWIDRRCGTYSGGMRRRIDLASGLLHQPQLLVLDEPTVGLDIESRSAIWQLLRELRAQGTTVLLSSHYLEEVEALADRMAIIDDGRVIAEGTPDQLKQQLGGDRVTLRVKEFSDDREAEQVRQLLQGVDGVRQVVVNRVQGFSLNLVVENEEVVPRLREQLDGAQLPVFALAHSRPSLDDVYLQATGRTLMDAELAVAGQRDSKLERKKAMR, encoded by the coding sequence ATGCCGATGATTGAACTGAAGCAGCTTGAGAAGTCCTATGGAACGGTTCAAGCCCTAAAAGGTCTCAGCCTCAAGGTGCCTAGGGGATGTCTTTATGGTTTGCTTGGTCCAAATGGTGCAGGCAAAACAACCACTCTCAGGATTCTTTGCACCCTTCTGGCTCCTGATTCAGGCACTGTCAGCGTGGCTGGCCTCAATGCTTTAAGTGATCCACGTGCTGTGCGGCTCGAATTGGGCTATGTGGCACAAGAGGTTGCTATCGACAAGATCCTCACAGGTCGGGAGTTGTTGCAGTTGCAGGGGGATTTATATCACTTGCGCTCTAGCGATAGGGATGGACGTATTGCTGAATTGATTGATTGCCTTGGCATGCAGGATTGGATTGATCGACGTTGCGGCACCTATTCGGGTGGCATGCGTCGCCGGATAGATCTGGCCTCAGGTTTGTTGCATCAACCACAGTTGCTGGTGTTGGATGAGCCCACCGTTGGTTTGGATATCGAGAGTCGTTCAGCGATTTGGCAATTGTTGCGTGAGTTGAGGGCCCAAGGCACCACCGTTCTCCTTAGTAGTCATTACCTTGAGGAGGTTGAGGCCCTTGCTGATCGGATGGCGATCATTGATGACGGGCGAGTGATCGCAGAGGGAACTCCTGATCAGCTCAAGCAGCAACTTGGAGGTGATCGGGTGACTCTGCGTGTGAAGGAATTCAGCGATGATCGTGAGGCCGAGCAGGTCAGGCAGCTTCTCCAAGGTGTGGATGGTGTGCGCCAGGTGGTGGTCAACCGGGTACAGGGTTTTTCCCTCAACCTTGTTGTAGAAAATGAAGAGGTTGTGCCTCGTTTGCGTGAGCAACTTGATGGTGCTCAGCTGCCTGTCTTTGCCCTCGCTCACAGTCGCCCGAGCTTGGATGATGTTTATTTGCAGGCCACTGGCCGAACCCTGATGGACGCTGAGTTAGCTGTAGCTGGTCAACGAGACTCAAAGCTGGAGCGCAAAAAAGCGATGCGTTGA
- a CDS encoding ABC transporter permease gives MTSPVAAVTTRAAEQGPLVDLVQETLALTRRLFLQLLRRPSTLIAGILQPLIWLVLFGALFSNAPDGLLPGGMSYGRFLGAGVIVFTAFSGALNAGLPVMFDREFGFLNRLLVAPLRSRSSIVLASVIYITSLSLLQSLAIMATAALLGYGWPGVSGLVLVLFTLLLLVFAFTALSLGLAFALPGHIELIAVIFVANLPLLFASTALAPLSFMPDWLGWLAALNPLTFAIEPIRAAYAGPLDLGAVLLDAPYGTVSGYGCLAVLMVVTVGLFLMIRPLLNRKLA, from the coding sequence ATGACTAGCCCTGTTGCCGCTGTTACCACCCGTGCTGCAGAGCAGGGGCCATTGGTTGATCTTGTGCAGGAAACTTTGGCCCTGACTCGCAGACTTTTCTTGCAGCTGTTGCGACGCCCTTCGACCTTGATTGCTGGCATCCTTCAGCCCTTGATCTGGTTGGTGTTGTTTGGTGCTTTGTTCTCTAATGCTCCGGATGGTTTGTTGCCAGGAGGCATGAGCTACGGGCGGTTCTTAGGGGCTGGTGTGATTGTGTTCACCGCGTTCAGTGGTGCACTCAATGCTGGATTGCCAGTGATGTTTGATCGTGAATTTGGCTTTTTAAACCGTCTTCTGGTGGCTCCGCTGCGCAGTCGCAGCTCGATCGTGCTTGCTTCTGTGATCTACATCACATCTCTAAGTCTTCTGCAGAGCCTGGCGATCATGGCAACGGCTGCCTTGCTGGGTTACGGCTGGCCAGGTGTTTCGGGACTGGTCTTGGTGTTGTTCACCTTGTTGTTGCTAGTTTTTGCGTTCACTGCCTTGAGCCTTGGCCTGGCTTTTGCTCTGCCAGGTCACATTGAATTGATTGCTGTGATCTTTGTGGCCAATTTGCCTTTGTTGTTTGCGAGCACGGCTCTGGCGCCGCTTTCTTTTATGCCTGATTGGCTTGGCTGGCTTGCGGCTCTAAATCCTCTTACTTTTGCGATTGAGCCCATACGAGCTGCCTATGCCGGTCCGCTTGATCTTGGTGCCGTTCTGCTTGATGCTCCTTACGGGACTGTGAGTGGTTATGGATGTTTGGCTGTGTTGATGGTGGTCACCGTTGGCTTGTTCCTGATGATTCGTCCTTTGTTGAACCGTAAACTCGCCTGA
- the groL gene encoding chaperonin GroEL (60 kDa chaperone family; promotes refolding of misfolded polypeptides especially under stressful conditions; forms two stacked rings of heptamers to form a barrel-shaped 14mer; ends can be capped by GroES; misfolded proteins enter the barrel where they are refolded when GroES binds), which translates to MAKLLSFSDDSRSALERGVNSLADAVRVTIGPRGRNVVLEKKFGAPDIVNDGVTIAKEIELDDPFENLGAKLIQQVASKTKDKAGDGTTTATVLAQAMVHEGLRNVAAGASPIELRRGMEKAVAQLVEELAQLSQSVGGNAIHQVATVSSGGDQEVGRMVSEAMDKVSADGVITVEESKSLATELEVTEGMAFDRGYSSPYFVTDADRQICEFENALLLLTDRKISSVSDLVPILESLQKSGSPLVIIAEEVEGEALATLVVNKNRGVLQVAAVRAPSFGDRRKAALADIAVLTGGTVISEDRAMTLEKVSQDDLGQVRRITISKDNTTIVAKDENRDAVNARVASIKRELDETDSEYDREKLNERIAKLAGGVAVIKVGAPTETELKNRKLRIEDALNATRAAVEEGIVAGGGTTLLHLSKGLSKLAEQLNDDQRTGVEIVQRALSAPARQIAINAGENGDVVISEIQRLNKGFNAISSTYEDLLEAGILDATKVVRLALQDAVSIASMMVTTELVIADKPEPPAPAGDGGGDPMGGMGGMGGMGGMGGMGGMGGMGGMGMPGMM; encoded by the coding sequence ATGGCCAAACTCCTCAGTTTTTCGGATGACTCCCGCAGTGCGCTTGAGCGCGGTGTTAATTCCCTAGCCGATGCCGTGCGCGTCACCATCGGCCCCCGTGGCCGCAACGTGGTGCTTGAGAAAAAATTTGGCGCCCCAGACATCGTTAATGACGGCGTCACCATCGCCAAAGAGATCGAACTTGACGATCCATTTGAAAACCTTGGTGCCAAGCTGATTCAACAGGTCGCATCCAAGACAAAAGACAAGGCAGGGGATGGCACCACAACCGCCACCGTGCTTGCCCAAGCGATGGTGCATGAAGGCTTACGCAATGTGGCCGCTGGCGCGAGTCCAATCGAACTACGGCGTGGCATGGAAAAGGCCGTGGCCCAATTGGTAGAAGAGCTTGCCCAGCTCAGTCAATCTGTTGGAGGTAATGCCATCCATCAGGTCGCCACTGTTAGCTCAGGGGGAGACCAGGAAGTGGGCCGGATGGTGTCTGAAGCCATGGACAAAGTAAGCGCCGATGGTGTGATCACAGTTGAGGAATCCAAATCTCTCGCCACCGAGCTAGAAGTCACTGAAGGCATGGCCTTCGACCGCGGTTACAGCTCCCCTTACTTTGTTACCGATGCAGACCGTCAGATCTGCGAATTTGAGAATGCCCTGCTGTTGCTCACAGACCGCAAGATCAGTTCAGTTTCCGATCTTGTGCCCATCTTGGAAAGCCTGCAGAAAAGTGGCTCCCCTCTCGTCATCATTGCGGAGGAGGTAGAGGGTGAGGCCCTTGCCACCCTGGTCGTCAACAAAAACCGAGGTGTCTTGCAGGTAGCCGCTGTTCGAGCACCATCCTTCGGAGATCGCCGCAAAGCTGCCCTGGCCGACATCGCAGTTCTAACTGGGGGAACTGTCATTAGTGAAGACCGCGCCATGACCCTTGAGAAAGTCAGCCAAGACGATCTAGGGCAGGTCCGACGAATCACAATCAGCAAAGACAACACAACCATTGTCGCCAAGGATGAGAACCGCGATGCCGTTAACGCCCGCGTGGCCTCTATCAAAAGAGAATTAGATGAAACTGACTCCGAATACGACCGCGAGAAACTCAATGAACGCATTGCCAAGCTGGCCGGTGGTGTAGCCGTCATCAAGGTTGGGGCACCTACCGAAACGGAACTCAAAAACCGCAAGCTGCGCATTGAGGATGCGCTCAACGCGACCCGTGCTGCAGTTGAAGAGGGGATTGTGGCCGGTGGTGGCACCACGCTCCTGCACTTAAGCAAAGGGCTGAGCAAATTGGCCGAACAGCTCAACGACGATCAACGCACCGGCGTAGAAATTGTGCAGCGAGCACTCTCAGCACCTGCACGCCAGATTGCCATCAATGCTGGCGAGAATGGTGATGTAGTGATCTCTGAGATACAACGCCTTAACAAGGGCTTTAACGCGATCTCCAGCACCTACGAAGACCTTTTGGAAGCAGGCATTCTCGATGCCACCAAGGTGGTGCGCTTGGCACTTCAGGACGCAGTCTCAATCGCTTCGATGATGGTCACCACAGAGCTTGTGATTGCAGACAAACCCGAGCCTCCTGCCCCCGCAGGCGATGGCGGTGGAGACCCGATGGGTGGCATGGGTGGCATGGGTGGCATGGGTGGCATGGGTGGCATGGGTGGCATGGGTGGCATGGGTGGCATGGGAATGCCAGGCATGATGTAG
- the fabG gene encoding 3-oxoacyl-[acyl-carrier-protein] reductase — translation MTSPRPLTGQTALITGASRGIGRAVALALAEAGAEVVVNYSSSADAAEEVVQAITSNGGSAYAIKANVAEEDAVDQLIKTVLERSSRLDILINNAGITRDGLLMRMKTEDWQAVVNLNLTGVFLCTRAVARTMLKQKSGRIINITSVVGLMGNAGQANYAAAKAGVVGLTKSTAKEVASRGITVNAVAPGFITTDMTKELDSEPILAAIPLGSFGTPEQVAGAVRFLVADPAAAYITGQVLQVDGGMLMG, via the coding sequence ATGACCTCTCCTCGTCCCCTAACTGGCCAAACCGCCCTGATCACAGGAGCCAGTCGTGGGATCGGTCGTGCTGTAGCCCTTGCCCTCGCTGAAGCAGGCGCAGAAGTAGTCGTGAACTACTCAAGCTCAGCTGATGCAGCAGAAGAAGTTGTTCAAGCGATCACCAGCAACGGTGGCTCTGCCTATGCCATCAAAGCCAATGTGGCAGAAGAAGATGCCGTAGACCAACTGATCAAAACCGTGCTTGAACGCAGCAGCAGACTGGATATTTTGATCAACAATGCAGGCATAACTCGCGATGGCCTGTTGATGCGAATGAAAACGGAAGACTGGCAAGCCGTGGTCAATCTCAACCTCACAGGTGTATTTCTATGCACTCGGGCTGTTGCTCGCACGATGCTTAAGCAAAAAAGCGGCAGAATTATCAATATCACCTCCGTGGTGGGCCTGATGGGCAATGCAGGCCAAGCCAATTACGCAGCAGCCAAAGCTGGAGTGGTGGGCCTCACGAAAAGTACAGCCAAGGAAGTTGCCAGCCGGGGAATCACTGTCAATGCAGTAGCCCCAGGTTTCATCACAACAGACATGACAAAAGAGTTGGATTCAGAACCGATTCTTGCCGCTATCCCATTGGGATCTTTTGGCACCCCAGAGCAAGTCGCTGGAGCTGTGCGCTTCTTGGTAGCCGACCCTGCAGCGGCTTACATCACTGGACAAGTGCTACAAGTTGATGGCGGCATGCTGATGGGCTGA
- a CDS encoding heme o synthase yields the protein MVSSTPEMLQGGVTREQIVPSRKRIKLPAWLEIAKPRLIPLLLATTLGGMALSEGWPLPSLRLACTLGGGALAAAAAGVLNCIWEQDLDGRMQRTSGRALPSGRLSPTAAFIGAISCTLAAAALLVSGVNCLAAGLSLLGLCSYVLLYTAILKPRTPQNIVIGGVAGAIPPLVGAAAASGHVGLSGWWLFSLVMLWTPAHFWALALLLRDDYRAVGIPMLPVIQGPVVTVRAISRYGWATVLLSGFGVWALPEGGLLYGLLLIPFNARLLQMVHQLGAAPENVDRAKGLFRWSIFYMFGICLLLVVSRLPMAANFDLQAWSLLQQMASSGQFI from the coding sequence ATGGTTAGTTCAACGCCAGAGATGCTCCAGGGGGGGGTGACCCGCGAGCAGATCGTGCCTTCTCGCAAGCGGATCAAGCTGCCCGCTTGGTTGGAGATTGCCAAACCACGCTTAATTCCACTGCTTTTGGCCACAACCCTTGGTGGGATGGCGCTATCCGAAGGTTGGCCCCTACCTTCTCTCAGGCTGGCCTGCACCCTAGGAGGAGGGGCTCTGGCTGCTGCGGCTGCTGGTGTTCTCAACTGCATTTGGGAACAGGATCTTGATGGGCGCATGCAACGCACAAGTGGTAGGGCTTTGCCTTCAGGACGCTTGTCTCCAACTGCGGCGTTCATTGGTGCCATCTCTTGCACCTTGGCGGCAGCGGCTCTGTTAGTGAGTGGTGTGAACTGTCTTGCGGCTGGCCTGTCTTTGCTTGGTCTGTGCAGTTACGTGCTGCTTTACACGGCGATCTTGAAGCCCCGCACGCCCCAAAACATTGTCATCGGAGGGGTTGCTGGAGCGATCCCCCCTCTCGTGGGTGCGGCTGCGGCCAGCGGGCATGTGGGCCTTAGTGGATGGTGGTTGTTCTCGCTGGTCATGCTTTGGACCCCAGCGCATTTTTGGGCACTGGCCCTGTTGCTGCGGGACGACTACAGGGCTGTTGGGATACCCATGCTTCCTGTTATTCAGGGCCCTGTTGTCACCGTCAGAGCTATTTCTCGTTATGGCTGGGCCACGGTTCTACTCAGCGGTTTTGGTGTCTGGGCCTTGCCGGAGGGGGGCTTGCTCTACGGACTTTTGTTGATCCCTTTCAATGCTCGTCTGCTGCAAATGGTTCATCAGTTAGGTGCTGCTCCGGAGAATGTTGATCGAGCCAAGGGGCTCTTCCGTTGGTCGATCTTCTATATGTTTGGTATCTGCCTTCTTCTGGTGGTTAGTCGTTTGCCCATGGCGGCTAATTTTGATCTTCAGGCCTGGTCTTTGCTTCAGCAGATGGCTAGCAGCGGGCAGTTCATCTAA
- a CDS encoding COX15/CtaA family protein, translated as MMSSLSRVRWRLAQLAVHLVVALIALVVIGGATRVMEAGLACPDWPLCYGSLLPGRQMNVQVFLEWFHRLDAFVVGLALLAQLGAAIFWRSQLPSWLPWVCGGLVVLVLVQGALGALTVLQLLPSGVVTAHLAFALTLVAAVSALAQGLLSSSVESPPLWWRLMGGASLLAVIGQCLLGGRMATAWAAQHCLNAGHACQWLDWHRMSATPVAACVGIFAGTALLVGGWPRRQWPFLISALGLVVTQVGLGFLTLQLGLSQPAVTVCHQLVATLLVALLAALTFRNPEGSPLPVSAVDDSSSIDHSHG; from the coding sequence ATGATGTCGTCTCTGTCTCGGGTTCGCTGGCGTCTTGCTCAGTTGGCTGTTCATCTTGTCGTTGCCCTGATTGCGCTGGTTGTGATCGGAGGTGCAACGCGTGTGATGGAGGCAGGGTTGGCTTGTCCGGATTGGCCGCTCTGTTATGGCTCTCTTCTGCCTGGGCGTCAGATGAATGTCCAGGTTTTTCTTGAGTGGTTTCATCGCCTTGATGCCTTTGTGGTGGGCCTTGCCCTGTTAGCGCAATTAGGGGCTGCTATTTTTTGGCGTTCTCAGTTGCCCTCTTGGCTTCCTTGGGTCTGCGGCGGCCTGGTGGTTTTAGTTTTAGTCCAGGGAGCTCTTGGAGCCTTGACTGTCTTGCAGCTTTTGCCTTCTGGTGTGGTGACGGCTCATCTGGCATTTGCGCTCACACTTGTGGCGGCGGTGAGTGCTCTAGCTCAGGGCTTGTTGTCCTCTTCCGTTGAGTCACCGCCTTTGTGGTGGCGCCTGATGGGTGGAGCCTCCTTGTTGGCAGTGATAGGTCAATGTCTTCTTGGTGGTCGTATGGCCACGGCCTGGGCGGCCCAGCATTGTCTGAATGCCGGACATGCCTGTCAATGGCTGGATTGGCATCGTATGTCTGCCACACCCGTTGCAGCATGCGTAGGGATCTTTGCTGGCACTGCTCTCTTGGTCGGTGGCTGGCCTCGACGCCAGTGGCCTTTTTTGATATCTGCTTTAGGACTTGTTGTGACCCAGGTAGGCCTTGGATTTCTTACCTTGCAGCTTGGACTATCACAGCCTGCAGTGACGGTTTGCCATCAGCTGGTTGCAACTCTGCTTGTGGCCTTGCTTGCCGCCCTTACCTTTCGTAATCCGGAAGGATCACCTTTGCCGGTGTCTGCCGTTGATGATTCATCCTCGATAGACCATAGTCATGGTTAG
- a CDS encoding N-acetylmannosamine-6-phosphate 2-epimerase: MSLPAFETLRRGLIVSVQAPEGSPMRHPQVIAAMAETSLCNGAVGVRLESPEHIGAVRRRCPNALIIGLWKRSFPDSAVYITPGWEEVQAVWSAGADVVALDATQRHRPGGITLDQLVSRVREDLGAPLMADVDTIENGLRAAELGCSFVGTTLYGYTEVTAVKRPPGLCLLGQLRQQLDSDVKLICEGGLDSPQIALEALSSGADMVVVGTAITGVDLQVENYCRTLAA; this comes from the coding sequence ATGTCTTTGCCTGCTTTTGAAACTCTCAGACGGGGGTTGATTGTCTCTGTTCAGGCGCCTGAGGGTTCACCGATGCGTCATCCTCAGGTGATTGCGGCCATGGCTGAAACCAGTCTTTGCAATGGCGCGGTTGGGGTGCGTTTGGAAAGTCCGGAACACATTGGTGCTGTTCGACGCCGTTGTCCGAACGCCTTGATTATTGGGCTTTGGAAGCGTTCCTTCCCTGATAGTGCTGTCTACATCACGCCAGGATGGGAGGAAGTTCAGGCTGTCTGGTCGGCGGGAGCAGATGTAGTCGCTCTCGATGCTACTCAGCGTCATCGGCCAGGGGGGATCACTCTTGATCAGCTGGTGAGTCGGGTTCGAGAAGATTTGGGAGCTCCTCTGATGGCAGATGTCGATACGATCGAGAATGGTTTACGTGCAGCAGAGCTTGGTTGCAGCTTTGTGGGCACCACTCTTTATGGCTATACCGAAGTAACTGCTGTTAAGCGGCCTCCAGGTTTGTGTTTGTTGGGGCAGTTGCGGCAGCAACTTGATTCAGATGTCAAGCTCATCTGCGAAGGCGGGCTTGATTCTCCTCAGATAGCACTAGAAGCACTTTCTTCAGGTGCAGACATGGTGGTAGTCGGTACAGCGATTACCGGTGTCGACTTGCAGGTGGAAAACTATTGCCGAACATTGGCGGCTTGA
- a CDS encoding potassium channel family protein produces the protein MKSWWYPFKRGPLASLPLRVLAKPWLGPILALAVVILVGALGYRLTEGWDWGDCLWMVLITISTIGYGEVEPLSQAGRLVTVLIIAGGVVVVQLTIQRALRLTESGYFRQLRELRFRRVLRRMRDHVIVCGYGRIGKEIASKLQLEQVPVLVVEIDPANKQTAEEQGLNVLQADATLDETLLEAGLDHCRSLVAALPSNAANLYVVLSAKSMQPHCRLISRADSEEAAVKLKLAGASVVVSPYVAAGRTMAATALRPLAVDFMDLLAGSDYEIEEFQLSQDPLKFNKLSHRSLAKLQLGRRSGAMVLAIRDGSSLMANPSSEVELAPGQLLVVLGSKAQLIRLRELLGEALDTIERMAS, from the coding sequence ATGAAAAGTTGGTGGTACCCATTCAAACGAGGTCCACTTGCAAGCCTGCCGTTGCGAGTGCTCGCCAAACCCTGGCTAGGGCCAATTCTGGCCCTAGCCGTGGTGATCTTGGTAGGAGCCTTGGGCTATCGCCTCACCGAAGGATGGGACTGGGGAGATTGTCTCTGGATGGTGCTCATCACCATCAGCACCATCGGTTATGGGGAGGTGGAACCGCTCTCGCAAGCTGGGCGACTGGTCACTGTGCTGATCATTGCGGGGGGGGTGGTCGTGGTTCAGCTCACGATTCAACGGGCACTACGGCTGACAGAATCCGGCTACTTTCGCCAGCTGCGGGAGCTGAGGTTTCGCAGGGTCTTGCGGCGTATGCGTGATCACGTCATCGTCTGCGGCTACGGCCGCATCGGCAAAGAAATCGCCTCAAAGCTGCAACTCGAGCAGGTCCCAGTGCTTGTCGTGGAAATAGATCCAGCCAACAAACAAACAGCAGAAGAACAAGGCCTAAATGTTTTACAAGCAGATGCAACCTTGGATGAGACGTTGCTTGAAGCTGGCTTAGACCATTGCCGCAGCCTGGTAGCTGCTTTACCCAGCAATGCAGCAAACCTCTATGTGGTCTTAAGTGCCAAAAGCATGCAACCCCACTGTCGACTGATCTCACGGGCCGATAGTGAAGAAGCTGCCGTCAAGCTGAAGCTCGCAGGTGCCAGCGTGGTAGTGAGCCCCTATGTCGCCGCAGGCCGGACCATGGCTGCCACAGCGCTGCGCCCCCTAGCTGTGGACTTCATGGATCTGTTGGCTGGATCGGATTATGAAATCGAAGAATTCCAACTCAGCCAAGACCCACTGAAATTCAACAAACTGAGCCACCGCAGCCTGGCCAAACTTCAACTGGGCCGACGCAGTGGAGCAATGGTGCTGGCCATCCGAGACGGCTCATCCCTGATGGCCAACCCCAGTAGCGAAGTCGAACTGGCCCCAGGTCAGTTACTTGTCGTCCTAGGCAGCAAAGCTCAACTCATCCGCTTACGTGAATTACTCGGCGAAGCATTGGACACCATCGAAAGGATGGCTAGTTGA